From Bradyrhizobium sp. sBnM-33:
TGCTGATCCGGCGCAACGAGCTGCGTCGTCAGGGCCTGGATCGCCGCGCCTGCCACGCCCCACAGCGCCATGACGGGAATGCCAGTCCAGAACAACGGTCCGGTCGGGGCCGCGCCATAGATGAAGAATCCCAGCCCGCCGCAGGCAAACCCGAGCAGCAGCGCGCGGCGTTCGCCAAGACGCGTGACGATCGGCCCAACGCCCGCACCCTGCACCACCATGGCGCAGACGCCCACCAACGCGAGCGTGAGCCCCACTGTTGTCGTGTCCCAACCATACCGATAGGTGGCGTAGAGCACGAAGGTGGACGGCAGCACCACATGCGCGACCTGGCCAAAGAAATTCGCCAGCGACAATCCCGCGAGAATCCGGTTAGAACGCAGCAAGTGCAGCGCGCCGAGTGGACTGGCGCGCTTCCAGTGGAACGGCGCGCGCCGATCCTGCGGCAGCGACTCCGGGAGGATCAGCCAGCCGTATAGCGCGTTCGCAAAGCTCAGGCCCGCCGCGACCCAGAACGGCAGACGCGGATCCATGCCGCCGAGCAGGCCGCCGATGGCGGGGCCGAGAATGAATCCGGCGCCGAAGGCGGCGCCGATCTTGCCGAACACCGCGGCGCGCCGTTCGGGCGGCGTCACATCGGCGATATAGGCAAAGGCCGTGGAGATGCTGGCCGAGGTGATGCCTGAGATCACTCGCCCGATAAACAGCCAGGTCAGCGACGGCGCCAGCGCCATCAACACGTAATCCAGCGCTAGCCCGAAATTCGATAGCAGTATCACCGGCCGACGGCCGAACCGGTCGGAGAGCGCGCCAAGGATCGGCGAGAACAGGAACTGCATCAGCGCCCAGGCGGTGCCGAACAAGCCAAATATCTGCGCGGCCGTCGCGGTGTCGTTGTCGACAAAACTCTCCACGATCTTGGGCAGGATCGGCAGGATCAGGCCGAGCGCGAGCATGTCGAGCAGGATGGTGACGAAGATAAAGGCTGCCGCGCCACTGCGCACCGGCGGCGTATCGTCGGCAGCAGCGGTGGACGCCTGTTCGGTCATGAGGGCCGCTTGCGCTTGTGCGCGAACGGATTGGCCTTTTCGCGCAGCGTAATGCGGATCGGCGTACCCGGCAGCTCGAACGCTTCGCGCAGGCTGTTGGTGAGGTAGCGCAAATAGGATTGCGGCACGGCATCCGCCCGCGAGCAGAACAGCACGAAGCTCGGCGGACGTCCCTTGGTCTGCGTGATATAGTTCAGCTTCAGCCGGCGGCCCGACACTGCGGGCGGCGGGTTGGTATCGACTGCCTGCTCGAACCAGCGATTGAGCGCGGCCGTGGGCACGCGCTTGTTCCAGACTGCGTAGGCGTCCTGGATCGCCGTCATCAGGCGATCGATGCCCTCGCCCATCAGGCCGGATACTGCGACGATGGGGACACCTTTCACCTGCGGCAGCCAGTGATCGGCATCGCTGCGCAGCGCCGAAATCAGATGCGGCTTGCGCTCCATCAAATCCCATTTGTTGACCGCGAGCACGATCGCCCGCCCCTCGCGTTCGATCAGATCGGCGATGCGCAAATCCTGTTCCTCGAACCGGTTCTGCGCATCCATCGTCAGCACGACGACTTCGGCAAAGCGCACCGCGCGCAGTGCGTCAGCCACCGACAGCTTCTCTAGCTTCTCCTCGATCCGCGAGCGCCGCCTTAAGCCCGCTGTATCGAACACGCGAAAATCGCGTCCCTGCCAGGTGATCTCCACCGAAATGGAATCGCGCGTGGTGCCCGCCTCGGCGCTGGTCAACAACCTCTCCTCGCCGAGCAGATGATTGATTAGCGTAGATTTGCCGGCGTTGGGGCGGCCGACGATGGCGACGCGGATCGGACGCAGGGCGAGATCCTCGTCGGATATAACATCGTCGTCGTCGAACTCTTCCCGCTCTTCCGCTGGCTCGGGCATCAGTGCGGCGAGCGCGTCGTAGAGATCGCTCATGCCCTCGCCGTGCTCGGCCGAAATCTGCACGGGATCGCCGAGCCCCAACGCGTAGGATTCCATCGCGCCGATTTCGCCGTGCTTGCCCTCGCTCTTGTTGGCGACCAGCACCACCGGCTTATTGGCGCGGCGTGCGAAATCGGCAAAGGCGCGATCGTTCGGCGTCAGGCCCGCGCGGGCGTCGATCACGAACATCAGCGCATCGGCCAGGCTGATCGCGGTTTCGGTCTGCTCCTGCATTCGTGCCGTGAGCGAGCCCTTGGCGCCCTCGTCGAGGCCTGCGGTGTCGATCACGGTGAATTCGAGATCGCCGAGACGCGCGCTTCCCTCGCGGCGGTCGCGGGTGACGCCGGGCTCGTCGTCCACCAGCGCGAGCTTCTGCCCGACCAGCCGGTTGAACAGCGTCGACTTGCCAACGTTGGGTCGGCCGATGATGGCGATCGTAAAGGACATAATTGATCCAAACGCCCTTTTTGAAGGACGTGTCAATCGAACGAAAACAACAAATTAGCGCGAGAAGCTGCCGCTCGGCATTGGAGCCGGGAAAGCCGATTGTTGCGAGGATTGCGCGGGCGCGGCCGATTGATCGGGCGGAGCCGTGGTGCGCTTGCGCGCGATCCTGGCCGGCTTGGGCGCCGGCGGCGCAGCGGCGGTGCTGCCCTCTTCCTCGGGAGCGGCGTCAGGGTCCGCAGCGGCGGGTGCGGCAGCCTGCTTGCCCTTGGATTTCGCGCCACGCTTCGATTTCGGTTCTTCCGGCGGAGGAGCCGCCGCAGCGGCAGCCTGCGCGTTCGGGTCATTAACCTGTTGGTTGGCGCCCCTGTAGAGATCCTTCGGCACGCCCTGCTCAAGGCCCGGCACACCTTCGGGGAACACCGGCTTGCGCTCACCGGGCAATTTCTTCTTGGTGTCGAGGAAGTCGAGCATGTCGGTGGGATCGAAGTTACCCAAGCCGCCACCGCCGCAGCCTGCCAGTGCGCCGGAAAGCGCGACGAGAATGGCGGCTGCGATCAAACGTTGCGGGCGGCGCATGGTCGGTTTCCCACTCAACTCGTTCTCCGTCAGCTCTTGGCGACTGGCGGAAGCAGAGCTTGCAAGGCCTCGGCACGCGAGCGCAGGCTCGGCGGCGTTTCGCCGTCATTGGCGATCATATCCAGCCATTGCCGCGTCGCTGCGGCATCATTGGCACGCCAGGCCGACAGCGCCAGCAATTCGCGCGCGGTATGGCGAAAGGTCGAGCCCGGCGCAGCAGCGGCTTCGAGGCGTTCTTTCATGTTGGGATAGCTGGTGCTTTCCAACAACAACTGGGCCGCGCGAATCCGCGCTAGATCCTGCTCGGCAACGCCGACGCTGCGGTCAGCCGCGATCTCGTCGAACATCTTTGTCGCCGCCTGCGGATCGCGGTTGGCAACCTCTGCCGCCAGGCGCAACCGCGCCAGCACGCGATAGCCGAACGGCGCCTTCGCAACGAGATCGGCGAACGCGGCTTCAGCCTCGGCGTGCTTGTTGGCTTCCGAAAGCTCGACCGCCTTGTCGAACGCCGCCCCCGCCTCGGCCGCCTTCTTGGCCTCCAGATACTGGTAGCCGCGCCAGCCGCCCACGGCGGCGATGATTAAAATCAGGCCGGCGATGATCAGAAGCGAATACCGGTCCCACAGCCTTTTGAGCTGCTCGCGACGAACCTCCTCGTCTACTTCATCAAATAATTCAGACACTTAAAGGTATCCCATCCCCGAGGAACCGCAACTTGGGCAGCAGTATCGCGCGCCCGATCCCCGCATCGCCGGGGCGTAGCCTATCGATATGGCGGTGGCAAGGCAAAGCGAGGCGGATCAAAGCGTTAACAACGACTCCCAACCGCCTCCGAAATCGGCTGCCAATGTTGACATCGCGGTTCAAAGTTTGGCGTAATCCCGGCCGCTTTCAATTGTCGATCCGTACCCGAATTTTTCAGGTGTTTCATGCCTCGCCACGCGCTGGTTTCGATGGTGCTTGCCATCGGCCTGGTATCCCTGGCCGCAGCGTCACTAGCCGAAGACTTCAAGCCGAAGGCGCCGGAGACGGCATTCTCGGGCAAGCTGCGCCCCGACATTTTGGGCATCTCGACCGAATCGAACGCCGAATTCGCGCGCGCCACCTTTGATTCCCTGTTCAAAGGCCGTACCGACACCAAGACCGATATCCAGCAGCAGAAGTTCGGCGGTGCCAGCTATGTCTCGGCGTTGAGTTTCAGCCTCCCTGCCGGTTCGAAACAGAACGGCGAGATGCTCTCAACCAGCTTCTCCTCGCCCGCGAGCGCCAACCGCGCCTATTTCGTCGCCCGCAACCTGACCTTCGCACCGGATCAGCAGCCGTCGAAAGCGGACATGATCAAGGAGATCATGGGCAAATACGGCGTGCCGACCATCGTCGGTGACCAGCATCTGTACTACATCTACCGCAAGGGCTCGATCATGTCGGTCGGCGGCAAGTACAAGGAAGCGACCGCGCTCGAGGCGATCGGCAAGCCGCTCGACCCAAGGGCCGCCGTCAAGCTCAACGGCGACACCGTGCGCGGCAGTTGCGTGGCGGTCGTCAAGCGCGCGCAGGCCAAAGCCAAGGAACCGGGCGCCATGCTGACCGAGGCCAAGGGCGCGAATTGCGATGGCGTGTTGAGCGTGCAGCTCGTTCCGGGCACGCTGGCCGACCGTGTCGGTATCGCGCAATTCACTCTGCTGGACGTCAAGCAACTCGTCAGCGCCGCCGCGATCGACAGTGCCGCGCTCGCCGCCGGTAATAGCGAGAGCGCGATGCCCAAAGGCAGCGCGCCGAAGCTCTAAGCCGCCGCTCAGGCCGCCGTGAAAGCCTCGCGGAGCTGCCGCTTCATCACCTTGCCGTTGGCATTGCGAGGCAATGGGTCGGTCCGCAGATCCATGGTTTCCGGCACCTTGTAGTCCGACAGCCGTTCGGCGCACCAGGCGCGCAGCGCTTCGCCGCTAACGGCATTCCGCGTCACGATGACGGCATGCACGCGCTC
This genomic window contains:
- a CDS encoding TCR/Tet family MFS transporter, producing MTEQASTAAADDTPPVRSGAAAFIFVTILLDMLALGLILPILPKIVESFVDNDTATAAQIFGLFGTAWALMQFLFSPILGALSDRFGRRPVILLSNFGLALDYVLMALAPSLTWLFIGRVISGITSASISTAFAYIADVTPPERRAAVFGKIGAAFGAGFILGPAIGGLLGGMDPRLPFWVAAGLSFANALYGWLILPESLPQDRRAPFHWKRASPLGALHLLRSNRILAGLSLANFFGQVAHVVLPSTFVLYATYRYGWDTTTVGLTLALVGVCAMVVQGAGVGPIVTRLGERRALLLGFACGGLGFFIYGAAPTGPLFWTGIPVMALWGVAGAAIQALTTQLVAPDQQGQLQGATNSVNSIAQMAGPFLFTLTFAYFISDQAPVKMPGAPFLVAAALLGLALAIAWRTLAMTPKR
- the der gene encoding ribosome biogenesis GTPase Der, which encodes MSFTIAIIGRPNVGKSTLFNRLVGQKLALVDDEPGVTRDRREGSARLGDLEFTVIDTAGLDEGAKGSLTARMQEQTETAISLADALMFVIDARAGLTPNDRAFADFARRANKPVVLVANKSEGKHGEIGAMESYALGLGDPVQISAEHGEGMSDLYDALAALMPEPAEEREEFDDDDVISDEDLALRPIRVAIVGRPNAGKSTLINHLLGEERLLTSAEAGTTRDSISVEITWQGRDFRVFDTAGLRRRSRIEEKLEKLSVADALRAVRFAEVVVLTMDAQNRFEEQDLRIADLIEREGRAIVLAVNKWDLMERKPHLISALRSDADHWLPQVKGVPIVAVSGLMGEGIDRLMTAIQDAYAVWNKRVPTAALNRWFEQAVDTNPPPAVSGRRLKLNYITQTKGRPPSFVLFCSRADAVPQSYLRYLTNSLREAFELPGTPIRITLREKANPFAHKRKRPS
- a CDS encoding tetratricopeptide repeat protein, whose amino-acid sequence is MSELFDEVDEEVRREQLKRLWDRYSLLIIAGLILIIAAVGGWRGYQYLEAKKAAEAGAAFDKAVELSEANKHAEAEAAFADLVAKAPFGYRVLARLRLAAEVANRDPQAATKMFDEIAADRSVGVAEQDLARIRAAQLLLESTSYPNMKERLEAAAAPGSTFRHTARELLALSAWRANDAAATRQWLDMIANDGETPPSLRSRAEALQALLPPVAKS